From the genome of Pirellulales bacterium:
GAATTCGCCCGCACAGCGGTAACGCAATATTGGCCAACACCGCTCCCGCCGAAGGAGGAACCAGGATGCCGACGAATTTTTCATCGGCTCCGAGCACGTTGCGCAAGAGCAAGCGGCGAAAGATCAGCGTGCGCAAGAGCAGGCTGCCACCGGTCATCTCGACGCCCGTCGTATCGACAATCTTCGTGGCTTTCCGCCGGCGCCGGCACATGTGCAGGAACTCGCGCGGCATGATCATCGGCTTGGGCATCGGTTTGGCCACGGTCGGACAATCCTCAGGGTTGTTGCCCCGCGCGAAGGCTCGCCCGCGCGATGCTGGTTCTTGAAAATCAGAAGATCCGGTCGACAATCAGGAACACAAACGACACGTCGCGGTCAACTCCGCGCCCCTCTGCCGCGCCACGTGCATGCCGTCCGGAGGCTTTGACGCGCCGCCGGCCGAAATCGTCACAATGCGTTACCCGTCCCTTGGCGACGCCCCTTGGCGGACGACCGCCCTCCCTGTCCAAAAAGATACCTGTTCGCGAGCATCCCAGGTAGGCGATCTGACGACCACCCCGCCCGACGGGCCTGCCACCAGGCCTATTATCGTCATCCTGTCCGCGATCGGTTGCCCTCAGAAATACCCCAGCCAGACAAGTCCCCACGTCAGCAGGCCTGCGTCCGTCAGGGCGTGCGAGAGCCAGGCGGCATGAATACCTCCCGGCTGGCGGGCCAGCAGGCTCCAGGCCGCGGCCACGACCGTTAGCGCGACGAATACAAGGGCAAATGCGGCGAGCGTGACGCCTCGCATATTGGCGAAGATGAACAAATGCATCGCCGCGAACGCCGCGGCGCTGCCGAGTATTCCCACGGCATTGCCGAAGCGGCGCGACAATTCAGGGTCGAGCCACGCACGAAAGTGCAGCTCCTCCAAGGCGGAATTCAACGTGGTGAGAAAAACCACGACGGCCACCGCGCGCCAGGGAGTGATGCTGAACCGCGCATCCATGTCTTGGCGCAAATCGCCAGCTTCGATGCCGAGATACGCGGCCAAGGGAGGCAGCCCCGCCGCTGCGATCGCGACGGCAACCAGGGCAACGGCCACGGCGGCCGTCCATACGCCGGCGCCAGGGCGTGGTTCGTCGACGGGCCATAGACACGCCAGCCCACGTCGCCCATCCACGCCCCACCGCCAACCGACGGGTGCGACGAATTGCAGGACCTTGTAGGCGGATTGCGCGATGTAGTTTTGCCCTAGCCAAACAAGGGATGCGGCTTTAAGGGCAAATGGCCCGGCAGCCAGAACAATCAACAGCCACGTCATGATCGGCATGCCCCTCTCAACTGGTACTTCGCCGTGGAATCCGAGATCTTGCCGCATCGGCGAGGGGTCACGCTAGCAGTGGCGCCGCCGGCCGTCAAATTGACCTAGGGTGTACCAAAGGCTAACGCAGGAACGAGCTGCTTGGCCAGAGTCGCCTTGCCGGCATTTGACAGTTCCGGCTAGATTTCGCCGGCGTTTTGGGACCGGCTTCACCTGTGATGGAGTTCGCATGTTTCGCCAGTTGAGTACGTTCCTGCTCGGGATCATCGTCGGCGGAGCGCTGGTTTTCTTCGGACAGCGCTATCATGTGCTGCGCACCGACCGGGGACTGGAAACCGTGCCGAAGCTCTCCTCGGGATTCAACGATACTTATGTCGACGTGCGGAGCTTCCAGGCGGCCGATTGGGAACGCCACAAGGAGCTGGCCGCGGCGATCGTTCATGCCAAGCGTGAAGATTTGCTCGGCGCCTCGGCCAGCGATCAGACACGACAAGGTATCGGTCGTTTCGTCGATCAGTTGCGGAACCTGCGCAGCAGCTAATCCGGCCGCAAGTGAAGGATCGTGGTGCTCCGTGCGCGCCGACCGCTCGGTCTGTGCGGGACCTGCCGACCGATCCGGCCAAAACGATCGTGGCGCGGGCCGCGGGCTCTCCCGGATGGCGTAACATTCGTTCTTCGCTGCGGGGTCCTGCGCCGTCCGATTCCTGCGCGGCACACGATCCTTGCGACTGGCATGCTCGTTGCGCGTGGCGCGCGTGACAGGAGCGGTACAAGCCAGACGCCACGCGACGTCGCTGAAGTCTTGCTCCAGGCCGGCTCGATAGATTCCCGTGGGACGCGCGCTTATCGTTCCCGTCGCACGCACGTGCCTGTCCAGGGAGAGGAATTCGTTCGATGGAATTCAATCGTAACCATTATTTTCTGGCCGGGCTGGTCGTCCTGATGCTCGGCATTCAGATGCGGATGGTCGATTCCTTCGTTCTCTCGAGTGAAAGTACTCGTTTCTTGGCAACGAAGTTCCCCAATGCCAAGGGAGCCACGATCGCGCAGATGGCTCCCGCTGGCAGTTCCTCGGGCCCTCGCAAGACACTTCGGCCGCCGGAATGGTTGGGCTGGGCTCTGATCTCGGCCGGCTCGGTCCTTGTCCTGCACAGCCTCGCCATGCCCCGGCCCGCTGGATAGGCGACGCGCTCGCCAGAGCCTGCGGCATCGCGGTTCATGACTGGCTCGCGTGCTCGTCGCGGCAGGGGTGAAGGCATTCTGCTTGACACCCCCCGACCGCGGCATAACATTGGTTACTGGAAATGCTTGCGTCAAAAGGTTGAGCTTTTCGTCGCTGCTTCGTGCTGTTCTAATAGCGGCCGTTAAGGGCTGCCGATTGGCAAGCTATGCTGGCGGGCGGATGCACGAAATCCGCCGAATCATCATTCACAGTAATTCGAGCCAGACAGCGGGGCTGCCGTGCAGCTCTGCTGTCGTGCAGGAGAAGTCAATGGCTGCTCAGCGCCATTTAGAGGTCACGGATGTCGGCGACGTAACGGTCGTGCGGCTCACCGACCGTAAAGTCGTCGACGAGACGAACATCCAGGAGTTGGGGCGAGAGTTATTTGCCTTGGTCGAGGAAGAGCACCGCAAAAACATCGTGTTGAACTTTGCCGCCGTGGGATTCCTTTCCAGCTCGGCGCTCGGCAAGTTGATCACGTTGGAAAAGAAGGTCAAAGCCTCGGGCGGCAAACTGCGACTGAGCAATATTCGTCCGGAAATCTACGAAGTGTTTGCTATTACCAAGCTGAACAAGCTGTTCGAGATCAAGGACGACGAAGCCGAAGCGCTGGCTGCCTTCGGGTAGTCGGCACTTGCGGAAAAACGCATAGGTTGGATTTGCCCCGCGGCGGGTGCCTGCGAGTTGCTGGCACGTGTCGCCCAACGCACGCATCCTGGGCTACCCACGTTATGACGGCAAACGGCTGGCATTGGAGGACCGAGCAGGTCATTCCAAGCGATAACGGAGCCGGAAAAAAGGTTCTCGACGAGATCCTTGGGCAACTGGCCACCCACGACTGGGGACAGCGCGACATCTTTAGCGTGCACCTGGCATTGGAAGAAGCCCTGGTCAACGCCATCAAGCACGGCAATGGCTGCGATATATCGAAGTCGGTACACGTGGTCTGCGAATTGACCAAGGATCGCCTGTTGGTGCAGATCGAGGACGAGGGACCGGGATTCGATCCCGACAATGTTCCCGATTGCACGGATGCGGATCGCTTGGAAATGCCCTGCGGCCGCGGCGTGCTCTTAATGCGCAGCTTCATGTCGAGCGTCGAGTTCCGCGATAAGGGGAACTGCGTCGTCATGACCAAGTGCCGCCAGGAAGGCGAAGACGCCGCCTGAGAGGCCCTTGGGTTCGCCTGTTTTCTCTGCGCGCCACATCTGCGCACACTCCTCTGTCACTTGCCGGCACTCTGCCAGCCCGTTGCATTCGCGTTTGGGTTTGTTATCGTGACGCGTTTGTCGAGCCACACGTGTTGTTGGCGGTGCGAGTTACGGCATTCCACGGAGAACCAGCCATGTCGATGTACGTTGGAGAAGCCCTGGTAGGCGAGGGAAATGAAATCGCCCATATCGATCTGTTGATCGGCTCGAAGGATGGGCCTGTCGGCACCGCGTTCGCCAACGCGCTGGCCACGCAAAGCGAAGGGCACACGAACCTGCTGGCCGTGCTCACGCCCAATATCGCCGTCAAGCCGTCGACCGTGCTGATCACCAAGGTCACGATCAAGGGCATGAAGCAGGCCGTGCAAATGTTCGGTCCCGCGCAGGCCGCCGTGGCCAAGGCCGTGGCCGACCAGGTGGCCGCCAACGTCATCCCCAAGAACCAGGCCGAACAGCTCGTGATCGTGTGCGGCGTGTTCATTCACCCGCAAGCCGAAGACGACAAGAAAATCTACGAGTTCAACTACGAAGCCACGAAGCAAGCGATCGCCGCGGCCCTGGCCAGCAAGCCCTCGGTCGACGAAGTGGTCGCCAACAAGGACTCGGCCAAGCATCCGTTCCGCGGCTTCTAACTTCGGTCGAACCCGCAGCGGACTGGCTGGCCGCTGCGCCTGTCGCGACTGGACTACCGCGCCCCCTCTCGCGGCAATGGGAGAGGGGCGCGCTGGAGCGCCGTTGTATGATCGTCGCGCCGTGCTCGACAGTAGCAGGCTCCCATGAGCAAGCCTAATATCCTCGTCCAGCTCGATACCGACGAGCAACCGAGCGTGTTTGACTCGGTGGTGGCGATCGATGCCGGCGCCGAACATTTGCTGCGTCACCATGCGATCACGCCCGAGAATGTGCGCCAGCGCGTGCATGGCGCAATCTTCACGCGCGGGCCCGACGACCTGAAGCACACGGCGCTCTTTGTGGGTGGTTCCGACGTGGCTCGCGGCGAACAGGTGCTGGCCGCGATCGTCGCCTCGTTCATCGGCCCGTTGCGGACGTCGGTGATGATGGATTCGGGCGGGGCGAACACCACGGCCGCTGCGGCCGTGCTGGCGGCGGCAAAACATGTTGATCTGGCTTCGACCGACGCTCTGGTGCTGGCCGCTACCGGGCCTGTCGGGCAGCGTGTGGCATGGTTGCTCGCGCAAGAAGGGGCCGCGGTACGCGTCGCCTCGAGGCGGCAAGAACGTGCCGCGGAGGTGGCAGCCCGCGTGCGCGACAAAACGGATTCGTCGCGACTGACCGCCTGGGGCATCAGTTCACCGGCTGAATTGGATATAGCGCTCGAAGGCGTGAATCTGGTGGTGGCCGCCGGCGCCGCTGGCGTCGAGCTGCTGCCGCAAGCGGCGATCGACCGCGCCAGGCAATTGCGCGTGGCCATCGATCTCAATGCCGTGCCGCCGCTAGGTATCGCCGGCGTCAAGGTGACCGATAAGGCGGTCGATCGCAAAAACGTCATCTATTACGGCGCGATCGGCGTGGGCGGCACGAAGATGAAAATTCATAAAGCGGCGGTCAAGGCCCTGTTCGCGTCGAATGACCGCGTGCTGGATGCGCCAGAAATCTTCCAGATTGGCCGCGAGCTGTAAATGCTGCTCTGC
Proteins encoded in this window:
- the fae gene encoding formaldehyde-activating enzyme: MSMYVGEALVGEGNEIAHIDLLIGSKDGPVGTAFANALATQSEGHTNLLAVLTPNIAVKPSTVLITKVTIKGMKQAVQMFGPAQAAVAKAVADQVAANVIPKNQAEQLVIVCGVFIHPQAEDDKKIYEFNYEATKQAIAAALASKPSVDEVVANKDSAKHPFRGF
- a CDS encoding STAS domain-containing protein is translated as MAAQRHLEVTDVGDVTVVRLTDRKVVDETNIQELGRELFALVEEEHRKNIVLNFAAVGFLSSSALGKLITLEKKVKASGGKLRLSNIRPEIYEVFAITKLNKLFEIKDDEAEALAAFG
- a CDS encoding ATP-binding protein, translating into MTANGWHWRTEQVIPSDNGAGKKVLDEILGQLATHDWGQRDIFSVHLALEEALVNAIKHGNGCDISKSVHVVCELTKDRLLVQIEDEGPGFDPDNVPDCTDADRLEMPCGRGVLLMRSFMSSVEFRDKGNCVVMTKCRQEGEDAA
- a CDS encoding methylene-tetrahydromethanopterin dehydrogenase N-terminal domain-containing protein; translation: MSKPNILVQLDTDEQPSVFDSVVAIDAGAEHLLRHHAITPENVRQRVHGAIFTRGPDDLKHTALFVGGSDVARGEQVLAAIVASFIGPLRTSVMMDSGGANTTAAAAVLAAAKHVDLASTDALVLAATGPVGQRVAWLLAQEGAAVRVASRRQERAAEVAARVRDKTDSSRLTAWGISSPAELDIALEGVNLVVAAGAAGVELLPQAAIDRARQLRVAIDLNAVPPLGIAGVKVTDKAVDRKNVIYYGAIGVGGTKMKIHKAAVKALFASNDRVLDAPEIFQIGREL
- a CDS encoding CPBP family intramembrane glutamic endopeptidase, whose product is MPIMTWLLIVLAAGPFALKAASLVWLGQNYIAQSAYKVLQFVAPVGWRWGVDGRRGLACLWPVDEPRPGAGVWTAAVAVALVAVAIAAAGLPPLAAYLGIEAGDLRQDMDARFSITPWRAVAVVVFLTTLNSALEELHFRAWLDPELSRRFGNAVGILGSAAAFAAMHLFIFANMRGVTLAAFALVFVALTVVAAAWSLLARQPGGIHAAWLSHALTDAGLLTWGLVWLGYF